The following proteins are encoded in a genomic region of Nomascus leucogenys isolate Asia chromosome 17, Asia_NLE_v1, whole genome shotgun sequence:
- the ETHE1 gene encoding persulfide dioxygenase ETHE1, mitochondrial isoform X3, with protein MLALETRASPGHTPGCVTFVLNDHSMAFTGDALLIRGCGRTDFQQGCAKTLYHSVHEKIFTLPGDCLIYPAHDYHGFTVSTVEEERTLNPRLTLSCEEFVKIMGNLNLPKPQQIDFAVPANMRCGVQTPPA; from the exons ATGCTG GCCTTGGAGACCAGGGCCAGCCCTGGCCACACCCCAGGCTGTGTCACCTTCGTCCTGAATGACCACAGCATGGCCTTCACTGGAGATGCTCTGTTGATCCGTGGGTGTGGGCGGACAGACTTCCAGCAAG GCTGTGCCAAGACCTTGTACCACTCGGTCCATGAAAAGATCTTCACACTTCCAGGCGACTGTCTGATCTACCCTGCTCACGATTACCATG GGTTCACAGTGTCCACCGTGGAGGAGGAGAGGACTCTGAACCCTCGGCTCACCCTCAGCTGTGAGGAGTTTGTCAAAATCATGGGCAACCTGAACTTGCCTAAACCTCAGCAGATAG aCTTTGCTGTTCCAGCCAACATGCGCTGTGGGGTGCAGACACCCCCTGCCTGA
- the ETHE1 gene encoding persulfide dioxygenase ETHE1, mitochondrial isoform X1, with the protein MAGAVLRVARRQLSQRGGSGAPILLRQMFEPVSCTYTYLLGDRESREAVLIDPVLETAPRDAQLIKELGLRLLYAVNTHCHADHITGSGLLRSLLPGCQSVISRLSGAQADLHIEDGDSIRFGRFALETRASPGHTPGCVTFVLNDHSMAFTGDALLIRGCGRTDFQQGCAKTLYHSVHEKIFTLPGDCLIYPAHDYHGFTVSTVEEERTLNPRLTLSCEEFVKIMGNLNLPKPQQIDFAVPANMRCGVQTPPA; encoded by the exons ATGGCGGGGGCTGTATTGAGGGTCGCCCGGCGGCAGCTGAGCCAGCGCGGCGGGTCTGGAGCCCCCATCCTCCTGCGGCAG ATGTTCGAGCCCGTGAGCTGCACCTACACGTacctgctgggtgacagagagtccCGGGAGGCCGTTCTGATCGACCCGGTCCTGGAAACAGCGCCTCGGGATGCCCAGCTGATCAAGGAGCTGGGGCTGCGGCTGCTGTATGCTG tGAATACCCACTGCCACGCGGACCACATTACAGGCTCGGGGCTGCTCCGTTCCCTCCTCCCTGGCTGCCAGTCTGTCATCTCCCGCCTTAGTGGGGCCCAGGCTGACTTGCACATTGAGGATGGAGACTCCATCCGCTTCGGGCGCTTC GCCTTGGAGACCAGGGCCAGCCCTGGCCACACCCCAGGCTGTGTCACCTTCGTCCTGAATGACCACAGCATGGCCTTCACTGGAGATGCTCTGTTGATCCGTGGGTGTGGGCGGACAGACTTCCAGCAAG GCTGTGCCAAGACCTTGTACCACTCGGTCCATGAAAAGATCTTCACACTTCCAGGCGACTGTCTGATCTACCCTGCTCACGATTACCATG GGTTCACAGTGTCCACCGTGGAGGAGGAGAGGACTCTGAACCCTCGGCTCACCCTCAGCTGTGAGGAGTTTGTCAAAATCATGGGCAACCTGAACTTGCCTAAACCTCAGCAGATAG aCTTTGCTGTTCCAGCCAACATGCGCTGTGGGGTGCAGACACCCCCTGCCTGA
- the ETHE1 gene encoding persulfide dioxygenase ETHE1, mitochondrial isoform X2: MFEPVSCTYTYLLGDRESREAVLIDPVLETAPRDAQLIKELGLRLLYAVNTHCHADHITGSGLLRSLLPGCQSVISRLSGAQADLHIEDGDSIRFGRFALETRASPGHTPGCVTFVLNDHSMAFTGDALLIRGCGRTDFQQGCAKTLYHSVHEKIFTLPGDCLIYPAHDYHGFTVSTVEEERTLNPRLTLSCEEFVKIMGNLNLPKPQQIDFAVPANMRCGVQTPPA; this comes from the exons ATGTTCGAGCCCGTGAGCTGCACCTACACGTacctgctgggtgacagagagtccCGGGAGGCCGTTCTGATCGACCCGGTCCTGGAAACAGCGCCTCGGGATGCCCAGCTGATCAAGGAGCTGGGGCTGCGGCTGCTGTATGCTG tGAATACCCACTGCCACGCGGACCACATTACAGGCTCGGGGCTGCTCCGTTCCCTCCTCCCTGGCTGCCAGTCTGTCATCTCCCGCCTTAGTGGGGCCCAGGCTGACTTGCACATTGAGGATGGAGACTCCATCCGCTTCGGGCGCTTC GCCTTGGAGACCAGGGCCAGCCCTGGCCACACCCCAGGCTGTGTCACCTTCGTCCTGAATGACCACAGCATGGCCTTCACTGGAGATGCTCTGTTGATCCGTGGGTGTGGGCGGACAGACTTCCAGCAAG GCTGTGCCAAGACCTTGTACCACTCGGTCCATGAAAAGATCTTCACACTTCCAGGCGACTGTCTGATCTACCCTGCTCACGATTACCATG GGTTCACAGTGTCCACCGTGGAGGAGGAGAGGACTCTGAACCCTCGGCTCACCCTCAGCTGTGAGGAGTTTGTCAAAATCATGGGCAACCTGAACTTGCCTAAACCTCAGCAGATAG aCTTTGCTGTTCCAGCCAACATGCGCTGTGGGGTGCAGACACCCCCTGCCTGA